One Thermofilum sp. genomic window carries:
- a CDS encoding type II toxin-antitoxin system VapC family toxin, whose protein sequence is MAEKIVVDTNILIDIFERGDERLLLKLLEFDVFVPSVALYEYLWGYLYIGRDHLKEKELIEKIFTVVYPDQRITLKAMELDVQLRKQGFSIPQADVLIAATALTLDAPLLSRDLGHYEKLRSFGLRILTEL, encoded by the coding sequence GTGGCTGAGAAGATTGTAGTCGACACGAACATCCTCATCGACATCTTCGAGCGGGGAGACGAGAGGCTCTTGCTGAAACTCCTAGAGTTCGACGTGTTTGTGCCCTCTGTCGCCCTCTACGAGTACCTGTGGGGATACCTCTACATCGGCCGCGACCACCTGAAGGAGAAGGAGCTGATCGAGAAAATTTTCACAGTTGTCTACCCCGATCAGCGGATCACGCTCAAGGCAATGGAGCTGGACGTCCAGCTCAGGAAGCAGGGGTTCTCGATCCCCCAAGCAGACGTTCTAATCGCTGCAACCGCGCTCACGCTTGACGCGCCGCTGCTCTCCAGAGACCTGGGGCACTACGAGAAGCTGAGGAGCTTCGGGCTAAGAATCCTCACCGAGCTATAG